One part of the Corynebacterium aurimucosum ATCC 700975 genome encodes these proteins:
- a CDS encoding energy-coupling factor transporter transmembrane component T family protein gives MSLQKQGVLHRSSIDPRTVLLSVLVINAVALSHGHLPTLLISIAFSSIALATVKPHYGLICLFAFALSYLGYWGLLQLPGSTFFAFSAAIFSWLSRFVISMSIGTFGLLTLTPSTLTSALRDLRLPGWATIPPAVFLRVLPIIVAEAKAIRDAMVLRGLQPGVKSWITQPTQSSAMLIIPLLGAVVRAGDELAASALVRGLGGPARPTTTADLSFKLVDATALAGLGLVVASVWLPTEVHL, from the coding sequence GTGAGCCTGCAAAAACAGGGCGTGCTTCATCGATCTTCGATCGATCCACGGACCGTGCTGCTTTCTGTTCTAGTAATCAATGCGGTAGCTCTCAGCCACGGCCACCTACCGACACTGCTGATTTCTATCGCTTTCAGCTCCATCGCACTAGCTACAGTAAAGCCACACTATGGTCTTATTTGCCTGTTCGCTTTTGCATTATCCTATCTAGGGTACTGGGGCCTATTACAGCTTCCTGGCTCCACATTTTTCGCTTTTTCAGCGGCAATTTTTTCGTGGCTAAGCCGTTTTGTCATCAGCATGTCCATCGGCACATTCGGCTTGCTCACTCTCACACCATCCACGTTGACCTCAGCACTGCGGGACCTGCGTTTACCAGGCTGGGCCACCATTCCACCGGCGGTATTCCTGCGCGTTTTGCCGATCATCGTGGCAGAAGCCAAAGCCATCCGCGATGCCATGGTCCTTCGGGGTCTCCAGCCTGGAGTAAAAAGCTGGATCACACAGCCCACACAATCGTCCGCGATGTTGATCATCCCCTTATTAGGTGCCGTCGTCCGCGCTGGTGATGAGCTCGCTGCCTCTGCTCTTGTCCGGGGATTGGGAGGACCCGCACGCCCAACCACCACCGCCGATCTTTCCTTCAAGCTTGTCGATGCAACTGCACTAGCTGGGTTGGGCCTCGTTGTTGCCTCTGTCTGGCTTCCCACGGAGGTCCACTTATGA
- a CDS encoding MptD family putative ECF transporter S component — MTQQSSTPARSASSSSGSTARLNTRDLINAGIFAALYFVITFVSGMIGFAGPQFMFIGWFIAAIANGIVLALYAARTPKMGAFTLVGGINGLAFMLTGHYFWTLLGSIILGFIADLIITKSHLSIAKSFPIAYSVFCVWISMPFIPLILDTDSYYVDIADQMGQEYADAMSDIFQPWTIGVLAICALIVGFIGGKVGVRVSRKHFESAGLL, encoded by the coding sequence ATGACCCAACAGTCCTCTACGCCCGCACGGAGTGCAAGCTCATCCAGTGGGTCGACGGCACGTTTAAACACCAGAGATCTCATCAACGCTGGCATCTTTGCTGCACTTTACTTTGTAATCACCTTTGTAAGCGGAATGATTGGATTCGCAGGACCACAATTCATGTTTATTGGATGGTTCATCGCGGCAATCGCAAACGGAATCGTGCTAGCGCTTTATGCCGCCCGCACGCCCAAAATGGGTGCTTTCACCCTCGTCGGTGGTATTAACGGACTAGCATTCATGCTCACCGGACACTACTTCTGGACCCTGCTGGGAAGCATAATTCTAGGGTTTATCGCGGATTTGATTATTACAAAAAGCCACCTCAGTATTGCCAAATCCTTCCCTATTGCCTACAGCGTCTTCTGTGTCTGGATTTCTATGCCTTTTATCCCGCTAATTCTGGATACGGACTCCTACTACGTCGATATCGCAGACCAAATGGGTCAAGAATATGCCGATGCCATGTCGGATATCTTCCAGCCATGGACCATTGGAGTACTGGCCATTTGTGCGCTCATCGTCGGCTTTATCGGAGGAAAGGTCGGAGTTCGCGTCAGCCGCAAACACTTTGAAAGCGCTGGTCTCCTGTGA
- a CDS encoding OsmC family protein has product MSNITKKYDVDVTRVDTGHYRATNAAGASLEFGQGEGLLSPVELLLAAVAGCSAVDVDVVTSRRTEPELFGVHVEGTRVNEDGASRLSDVNVEFSLRFPDTDAGRQAQSMVERLVRISHEKDCTVSRTVENPTNVTFRTTQP; this is encoded by the coding sequence ATGAGCAACATCACGAAGAAGTATGACGTCGACGTCACTCGCGTAGATACCGGCCACTACCGAGCTACGAATGCTGCAGGAGCCAGCCTCGAGTTTGGCCAGGGCGAGGGACTGCTGAGCCCGGTTGAGTTACTCCTTGCCGCCGTGGCGGGCTGCTCGGCCGTGGACGTCGACGTGGTCACCTCCCGGCGTACGGAGCCGGAGCTTTTCGGCGTCCACGTGGAAGGCACCCGCGTCAACGAGGACGGCGCCTCCAGGCTTAGCGACGTCAACGTGGAATTCTCCCTCCGCTTCCCCGATACCGACGCCGGCCGCCAGGCCCAGTCCATGGTGGAACGCCTCGTGCGCATCTCCCATGAGAAGGACTGCACCGTGTCCCGCACGGTAGAAAACCCCACCAACGTCACGTTCCGCACGACTCAGCCCTAA
- a CDS encoding DUF1906 domain-containing protein: MSLSRRSLIKAGALALTAGAIGSHAPAALAVGPALGTIIDFSAGVPSARAIKAAGHLGAIRYVSQRRPGADWMKGKPVTLAETKANAAVGLKTASIYQFGRADTADWLNGAAGAAVHAPQAIAIHKAAGGPTGRPIYIAIDDNPTRAQYENQIRPYLKAFSTALSAAGYQTGVYGNYNVIDWCVNDRIGQFYWMHDWGSGGKIHPRTTIHQKAKNQATIDGVTCDINTVYANDWGQWTPGQGAVTSPKVKDIPTVPDNIPLPNITLPDPTGRGSSVSSDGITIAGSSISNDQVHGAVDILNTVRKSMG, translated from the coding sequence ATGTCCCTGTCCCGCCGCTCGCTCATCAAGGCCGGCGCCCTCGCGCTGACCGCCGGTGCTATCGGCAGCCACGCACCCGCTGCGCTCGCCGTGGGCCCGGCCTTAGGCACCATCATTGACTTCTCCGCGGGAGTCCCTTCTGCGCGCGCAATCAAGGCCGCAGGCCACCTCGGCGCCATCCGCTATGTTTCCCAGCGCCGCCCGGGCGCTGACTGGATGAAGGGCAAGCCCGTCACGTTGGCGGAGACGAAGGCCAACGCCGCAGTCGGTCTGAAGACCGCCTCCATTTACCAGTTTGGCCGCGCCGACACCGCCGACTGGCTCAACGGTGCGGCAGGTGCCGCCGTCCACGCCCCGCAGGCCATCGCTATTCACAAGGCTGCGGGCGGGCCGACGGGCCGCCCGATCTACATCGCGATCGATGACAACCCCACCCGCGCCCAGTATGAGAACCAAATCCGCCCTTACCTCAAGGCCTTCTCGACGGCGCTGAGCGCTGCCGGCTACCAGACCGGCGTGTACGGCAATTACAACGTCATCGACTGGTGCGTCAACGACCGCATTGGCCAGTTCTACTGGATGCACGATTGGGGCTCGGGCGGCAAGATTCACCCGCGCACCACCATCCACCAAAAAGCCAAGAACCAAGCCACCATCGACGGCGTGACCTGCGATATCAACACCGTCTACGCAAACGACTGGGGCCAGTGGACCCCGGGCCAAGGCGCGGTGACGTCGCCCAAGGTCAAGGACATCCCGACCGTGCCTGACAACATCCCGCTGCCCAACATCACCCTGCCGGATCCCACTGGTCGCGGCTCCAGCGTGAGCAGTGATGGCATCACCATTGCTGGTTCTTCCATTAGCAATGACCAGGTGCACGGTGCGGTGGATATCCTCAACACCGTGCGCAAGTCCATGGGCTAA
- a CDS encoding ABC transporter ATP-binding protein, giving the protein MSNATTPVSSRLRDPLLTRSVKKLQSPVGHKLNKRYACLSLIVGVLDGLAVLTLVPLTKALDGDTTIAPWMWTLLAIALVAFALRFFATMASYHTALDFIRAAHTTVGDKLATLPLGWFVPANTGGLSRLVSDRFMVAAETIAHIQGTIYRDSAALVTLLVGACFWNPKLGLVLLIIAPLALVVMQLAAWIREKASNRALGPSKELSQRIVEFANRQPALRAAGQSQVFAPLEQALEIDHKARIRELWVSTLALLLNGIVVQIFIVALIMVSADLAVEGALSPLETIAIIGISLRFTRTLEQLGSSFVGLDAGRIALTETELITDAPSLPEPTTPRPGDGSGSVELRNVTFGYGDKPVLVDIAFHARPGTVTAIVGPSGSGKTTIARLISRFWDVDSGAVMVDGVDIRELGTEQLMSRLSMVFQDVYLFDDSLIANIRVGRPDASDEEVFRAADLSGVTSIANRLGWHTPVGEGGRLLSGGERQRVSVARALLKQAPIVLFDEATSALDAENEANILAAMDELREQSTFIVIAHKLDTIKSADQIVVLDEHGQVSQLGTHSELSDVPGIYRHFWQQRKAARGWKISSGRD; this is encoded by the coding sequence ATGTCTAATGCCACTACGCCTGTTAGTTCGCGTCTTCGTGATCCGCTACTCACTCGCAGTGTCAAAAAGCTGCAAAGTCCTGTAGGCCATAAGCTCAATAAAAGGTATGCTTGTCTATCGCTTATCGTTGGCGTGCTTGATGGCCTCGCCGTTCTCACGCTCGTGCCACTTACAAAGGCACTCGATGGGGATACGACGATCGCACCATGGATGTGGACGCTTTTGGCAATTGCGCTCGTAGCTTTTGCGCTACGATTTTTCGCAACCATGGCCTCTTACCACACGGCCTTGGATTTCATCCGAGCCGCGCACACGACTGTGGGCGATAAATTAGCAACGCTACCGCTCGGCTGGTTCGTACCGGCTAATACCGGCGGCCTATCTCGCCTCGTTTCAGATCGCTTTATGGTGGCGGCCGAGACCATTGCGCATATTCAAGGAACGATATACCGCGATAGCGCGGCACTTGTCACCTTGTTAGTAGGAGCGTGTTTCTGGAACCCGAAGCTGGGCTTGGTCCTTCTTATCATCGCACCATTGGCGCTCGTGGTGATGCAGTTGGCTGCATGGATTCGTGAGAAAGCATCGAACCGCGCACTGGGGCCGAGTAAAGAGCTCTCCCAGCGCATCGTAGAATTTGCTAACCGTCAACCAGCCCTGCGCGCGGCAGGACAATCACAAGTTTTTGCGCCACTAGAGCAAGCGCTAGAAATCGACCATAAAGCACGAATACGCGAGCTATGGGTATCCACATTAGCTTTGCTACTCAACGGCATAGTAGTGCAGATCTTCATTGTGGCTCTCATTATGGTCTCCGCGGATCTTGCCGTTGAAGGCGCCCTATCGCCACTAGAAACAATTGCGATCATCGGAATCAGCTTGAGGTTTACCCGCACGCTTGAGCAGCTGGGTTCTTCTTTCGTCGGTTTAGATGCCGGCCGTATCGCGCTCACAGAAACTGAGCTCATCACCGATGCCCCTTCCCTACCGGAACCCACTACTCCGCGCCCAGGCGATGGTTCGGGAAGTGTAGAGCTGCGTAATGTCACGTTTGGATACGGCGATAAACCAGTATTGGTAGATATCGCTTTCCATGCTCGACCAGGCACCGTTACCGCCATTGTCGGTCCTTCTGGCTCCGGAAAGACCACAATTGCGCGCCTTATTTCGCGATTCTGGGATGTAGATTCCGGGGCGGTGATGGTTGACGGCGTAGATATCCGCGAGCTTGGAACCGAACAGTTAATGTCCAGACTGTCCATGGTTTTTCAGGATGTCTACCTCTTCGACGACTCGTTAATCGCTAATATCCGCGTTGGTCGTCCCGACGCCTCCGATGAGGAAGTCTTCCGCGCAGCTGATCTTTCAGGCGTGACTTCTATTGCCAACCGCCTAGGGTGGCATACTCCTGTTGGTGAAGGCGGTCGGCTTCTATCCGGTGGTGAACGCCAGCGCGTATCTGTAGCTCGCGCGCTTCTCAAGCAAGCGCCGATTGTACTCTTTGATGAGGCTACCTCCGCGCTCGATGCAGAAAATGAGGCAAACATTCTTGCTGCGATGGACGAGCTACGGGAGCAATCTACTTTTATTGTCATCGCCCATAAGCTGGATACAATCAAATCTGCTGATCAAATCGTAGTCTTGGATGAACACGGGCAAGTCAGCCAGCTGGGCACGCATTCTGAGCTTTCCGATGTCCCCGGTATCTACCGTCACTTCTGGCAGCAACGCAAAGCAGCACGCGGGTGGAAAATCAGTTCGGGACGCGATTAA
- a CDS encoding ABC transporter ATP-binding protein, with amino-acid sequence MSELKQSSTESSGTHAPESHGASPEEEARAKLKAGQVALKKLLAPVQTTIYFAQFLALISSVLAVAPYVALVALGNALIDGNTDDVASIVKWLLAAFLGQLFFYFLALAITHFADAKLVGINRRRIITAIAKAPLSWFSQTNSGKVRKAVEDDTLTLHTLTAHAPVEKVAAIFTPLALLVYAFILDWRLGLLSIATVPIFLAIQAYSMKDMGTKTAEMDNYLGEVSATAVEFSEGISVVKAFGTVGKAHARYREAAQKFAEFYYEWVRPLLRVSAISESVVAVPVLILINLGVGSLLIAGGYVTVAEVIATTLIALVLPGTIQTVGQMMWSYQLAGNAALRLDEVMTISHVKEGQKSLDANSQDMEVEFHKVSFSYAPDTPVLQDFSAQLNAGTVTALIGPSGSGKSTAATMLARFQDPDSGTITINNVDIRDLTFDSLYRTVAFVLQDPHLLRMSIRENIRLARPEARDEEIWQAAEAAHIAADIRALPAGLDTVVGEDTSLSGGQQQRISIARAIITNAPILILDEATAATDPDCEAEIQAALATLVRGKTVLVIAHKPESIQGADQIICLKPMKDNSHV; translated from the coding sequence ATGTCTGAACTAAAACAAAGTTCCACAGAATCAAGCGGAACCCACGCACCAGAATCACACGGTGCGTCACCGGAAGAAGAGGCTCGCGCAAAACTAAAAGCCGGCCAGGTCGCTCTAAAAAAACTACTGGCCCCAGTGCAAACAACCATCTACTTCGCACAGTTTCTCGCGCTTATATCCTCGGTACTCGCCGTAGCACCCTACGTCGCGTTGGTGGCACTGGGAAATGCTCTAATCGACGGCAATACTGATGACGTCGCGTCCATTGTGAAATGGCTACTTGCTGCATTTTTGGGCCAGCTATTCTTCTATTTCCTTGCCCTTGCAATCACCCACTTCGCTGATGCAAAGTTGGTGGGGATTAACCGGCGCCGAATTATTACCGCTATTGCGAAAGCACCACTCTCGTGGTTTAGCCAGACTAATTCCGGCAAAGTCCGCAAAGCCGTCGAGGACGATACGTTAACTCTGCACACCCTGACAGCCCATGCTCCTGTAGAGAAGGTCGCCGCGATCTTTACGCCCCTCGCGCTTCTGGTTTATGCCTTTATCTTGGATTGGCGCCTTGGTCTACTTTCTATTGCCACTGTGCCCATTTTCCTAGCAATCCAAGCATATTCAATGAAAGATATGGGCACAAAAACTGCGGAAATGGATAATTATCTGGGTGAGGTCTCTGCGACTGCGGTGGAGTTCTCCGAAGGTATTTCCGTCGTCAAGGCTTTCGGCACCGTTGGCAAAGCCCACGCTCGATATCGCGAAGCTGCCCAAAAATTCGCGGAATTCTATTACGAGTGGGTACGTCCGCTTCTGCGTGTTTCCGCAATCTCAGAGTCTGTGGTGGCGGTTCCTGTCCTCATCCTTATCAATCTAGGAGTCGGTTCCCTGCTGATAGCTGGTGGCTATGTCACGGTCGCTGAAGTCATCGCAACAACGTTAATTGCGCTGGTGCTCCCGGGCACGATTCAAACCGTCGGCCAAATGATGTGGTCTTACCAGCTCGCTGGCAATGCGGCGTTGCGCCTTGATGAAGTCATGACAATTTCCCATGTGAAAGAAGGCCAAAAGAGCCTCGACGCCAATAGTCAAGACATGGAGGTGGAGTTCCATAAGGTCAGCTTTAGCTACGCCCCAGACACACCAGTCCTCCAAGACTTTTCTGCGCAACTAAATGCAGGCACTGTCACGGCATTGATTGGCCCCTCCGGGTCTGGCAAATCCACAGCAGCAACGATGTTGGCGCGTTTCCAGGATCCAGATTCGGGCACAATCACTATCAACAACGTGGATATCCGTGATCTCACTTTCGACAGTTTGTACCGCACTGTGGCTTTCGTCTTACAAGATCCTCACTTACTGCGTATGAGTATTCGGGAAAACATTCGCCTTGCACGCCCAGAAGCCCGCGATGAAGAGATCTGGCAAGCCGCAGAGGCTGCGCACATAGCTGCTGATATTCGCGCTTTACCGGCTGGGCTCGACACCGTTGTTGGTGAGGACACCTCTTTATCCGGTGGACAACAGCAACGCATTTCTATTGCCCGGGCAATCATTACCAATGCCCCAATCTTGATCCTGGATGAAGCTACTGCGGCAACTGATCCTGACTGCGAAGCAGAAATTCAAGCAGCTCTAGCCACACTCGTCAGAGGCAAGACCGTCTTAGTCATCGCCCACAAGCCGGAGTCCATCCAAGGAGCAGACCAAATAATCTGCCTCAAGCCTATGAAGGATAATTCTCATGTCTAA
- a CDS encoding ABC transporter ATP-binding protein translates to MNERSIATSVDAHNVSFTYPLGARPGIQGVSDVSFSVSPGQCLLITGDSGSGKSTVLKLINGLIPHFNPGELLGTITIIKDDQAFTPAEEPLSRAIEFSASVFQNPRTQFFTESVNAELAFGLENLGVDPKEIESRIQSAVELLGINDLRGRRFKELSGGQLQTVACACALVSPGSLVLLDEPTSNLSMESIDILARVLHRLKELGTTIIIADHRLFFLKDIADQVIYLTQGKITRSFRAQEFYALDEPERKQLGLRSLHHVPLPASVPVPPTLENADPQRSGLELSNICFSYGAHEVLNIDHAFFPSGEVTALIGPNGAGKTTLARIICGLASPKRGGSLRLNSKRVGAAARRRAAYMVMQDVGRQLFAATTEEEVTLGLAKKKRDHIDVNEILHRLDLAGMAQRHPQSLSGGQRQRLAIASAQAEQAAIYIFDEPTSGVGWRQLQSISALLRSLAASGAVVIVITHDHEFIQESVTRIIDMTDINKN, encoded by the coding sequence ATGAACGAACGCAGTATCGCAACCAGTGTAGACGCCCACAACGTTTCTTTTACATATCCATTGGGAGCTCGGCCAGGTATTCAAGGTGTATCTGATGTGTCTTTTTCTGTCTCTCCAGGACAGTGTCTACTGATTACCGGTGATTCCGGATCGGGAAAGTCCACGGTACTCAAGTTGATCAACGGACTCATCCCCCATTTCAATCCAGGAGAGCTACTAGGCACCATCACTATTATAAAGGATGACCAGGCTTTTACCCCTGCGGAAGAACCGCTGTCCCGAGCCATCGAGTTCAGCGCCTCAGTATTCCAGAATCCAAGGACACAATTTTTCACTGAAAGCGTCAATGCAGAATTGGCCTTCGGGCTAGAAAACCTTGGTGTAGATCCCAAAGAAATTGAGTCGAGGATTCAATCAGCGGTCGAGCTACTAGGCATTAACGATCTTCGGGGCCGGCGATTCAAAGAATTATCCGGTGGGCAGTTACAAACCGTGGCATGCGCATGCGCGCTTGTGTCCCCGGGCAGTCTCGTGCTTCTCGATGAACCCACGTCCAATCTCTCTATGGAAAGCATCGATATTCTTGCACGCGTGCTACACCGCTTGAAGGAATTAGGCACAACGATCATTATCGCTGATCACCGTCTCTTTTTCTTAAAAGATATCGCTGACCAAGTTATTTACTTGACTCAGGGAAAAATAACGCGGAGTTTCCGCGCTCAGGAGTTTTATGCCTTAGACGAACCCGAACGCAAACAATTGGGGCTACGCAGCTTACACCATGTTCCCCTGCCCGCGAGCGTGCCGGTACCACCCACGCTCGAAAACGCCGATCCCCAGCGGAGCGGACTCGAGCTAAGCAACATCTGTTTTTCTTATGGCGCACATGAGGTATTAAACATTGACCACGCATTTTTCCCCAGCGGCGAAGTCACCGCCTTAATCGGGCCCAACGGCGCTGGAAAAACCACCCTCGCCAGGATCATTTGTGGTCTTGCTTCTCCCAAACGCGGCGGTAGTCTCCGTTTGAACAGCAAACGAGTAGGAGCGGCTGCCCGCAGACGTGCCGCGTACATGGTGATGCAAGATGTTGGCCGCCAATTATTCGCAGCCACCACCGAAGAAGAAGTCACGCTCGGACTGGCAAAGAAGAAGCGGGACCACATCGATGTCAATGAGATTCTCCATCGCCTCGATCTGGCAGGAATGGCCCAACGGCATCCGCAGTCTCTGTCCGGTGGGCAACGGCAACGCTTAGCCATAGCTTCAGCCCAAGCCGAGCAAGCAGCGATCTACATCTTCGATGAACCTACCTCTGGCGTGGGCTGGCGCCAACTGCAATCCATCTCTGCGCTACTTCGATCTCTTGCAGCAAGCGGAGCAGTGGTCATCGTCATCACCCATGACCACGAATTCATCCAAGAATCAGTCACCAGAATCATCGATATGACTGACATCAACAAGAATTGA
- a CDS encoding TetR/AcrR family transcriptional regulator, with product MKLMGRPRKFNEKEVLSGAITLFGRSGFNAVSVDVVVNQLGLNRSSFYNLYGSKHGLFRAAAETVCAEAEGGRVSDAAKDFVVVALVEVAPVSKDLRELIQRACELCFDSSEALGKHVLARAQETEH from the coding sequence ATGAAACTCATGGGACGGCCTCGTAAATTCAATGAAAAAGAAGTTCTCTCTGGCGCGATCACGTTGTTTGGAAGGAGCGGATTCAATGCAGTGTCAGTGGACGTGGTGGTCAATCAACTGGGGCTTAACCGGTCCAGCTTCTACAACCTCTATGGCTCAAAGCATGGATTGTTTCGTGCTGCGGCAGAAACCGTGTGTGCTGAAGCTGAAGGCGGCCGAGTATCGGATGCTGCAAAGGACTTCGTGGTGGTGGCACTGGTTGAGGTGGCGCCAGTCAGTAAAGATTTACGCGAGCTTATTCAGCGAGCTTGTGAACTGTGCTTCGACAGTTCAGAAGCGCTAGGGAAGCACGTGCTGGCCCGTGCACAAGAAACCGAACACTAA
- a CDS encoding DUF2871 family protein — protein MQISHGILTVLGKESNEISSIAGLSHIFITVGLTVFLVNLGWAIKEPDAGSANASVNA, from the coding sequence ATGCAAATTTCACACGGCATTTTGACGGTGCTGGGCAAGGAATCCAACGAGATTTCTAGCATTGCCGGTTTGAGCCACATCTTTATCACGGTGGGGCTGACGGTCTTTCTCGTGAATTTGGGCTGGGCCATCAAGGAACCAGATGCAGGCAGCGCCAATGCTTCGGTGAACGCCTAA
- a CDS encoding LamG-like jellyroll fold domain-containing protein: MTSRRLLGTLVTASVAGTFLVAPASADESGEGLGSRFSIGVLPDTQFYSRYSTPETGNLAQARYGSEPFKVQTEWLVKNQDALNMDFATHLGDVVDQADVEGEWKVADEAIKVLDDSNLNYSILPGNHDMAQDGSAHPFNDYFSAERAKAANPDTFQERHTAVNSDSEYHIFEAEGQKYLVLALGWRADDTALEWAQGVLDAHPDLPVILTSHEVLNIDGAGEVFYSDDYGQGLWDKFIKKNDQIFLTMGGHHHGAGYRVDKNDAGHDVIGILQDYQMAYQGGNGLLGVLEFDLSGNELEMTALSPWVAQKPAEELTQFDKLILDGTGDSYHVPLNFKERFAGFAPEWTIGDENDPDLGQKARDIAEEGYTPYTIPQDQLPEGPNDFVKADETVFHWRPGQTKNKDGKQLGDGAVATEGAIIPDAFGSDGAGDLVREGGPSNLGERITYTKDHHPLSSDSGSLYWSDPAGKAAMAEFRSKEGAEINKVDTSAGYTFESFVKIPKDFNGSEHGWGSALSRDSSIAELVDGSDDTDPTVMFGISNLRELRWWAEPKEGEGSTVWSHEVPTDEWMHIAVVNKSNSDTVEMFINGAPILRNAKGAEGLLPRDLQWVMGAGFDNRKPQDPWYGWIGETRLTQGVLDSDEWLTARPAVKDEEPSSSATTSPSESTTEPSTPAKPTNTKEPSASDIGQAFFAGSSRGAKIILPIVAVIAAVGGAAYALIPTINRLFGLNIPQPKLPKIPGLN; this comes from the coding sequence ATGACTTCTCGCCGCCTGCTCGGCACCCTGGTTACCGCTTCGGTGGCCGGTACGTTCCTCGTTGCCCCTGCTTCTGCCGATGAGTCGGGGGAAGGCCTAGGTTCGCGCTTCAGCATCGGTGTGCTGCCGGATACTCAGTTCTATTCCCGTTATTCCACCCCGGAGACCGGCAACCTGGCCCAGGCGCGCTACGGCAGCGAGCCTTTCAAAGTGCAGACCGAGTGGCTGGTGAAGAACCAGGACGCGCTCAACATGGACTTCGCTACGCACCTTGGTGACGTGGTGGACCAGGCGGACGTTGAAGGGGAGTGGAAGGTCGCCGACGAGGCCATCAAGGTCCTCGATGATTCCAACCTCAACTACTCCATCCTGCCGGGCAACCACGACATGGCCCAGGACGGCTCAGCACACCCGTTCAATGACTACTTCAGCGCCGAGCGCGCCAAGGCCGCCAACCCGGACACCTTCCAGGAGCGCCACACTGCGGTCAATAGCGATTCTGAGTATCACATTTTTGAAGCTGAGGGCCAGAAGTACCTGGTTCTGGCGCTGGGCTGGCGCGCGGACGATACGGCGCTGGAGTGGGCGCAGGGCGTTCTCGATGCGCACCCAGACCTCCCGGTCATCCTCACCAGCCACGAGGTGCTCAACATCGATGGCGCCGGTGAGGTCTTCTACTCCGATGACTACGGCCAGGGTCTGTGGGACAAGTTCATTAAGAAGAACGACCAGATTTTCCTCACCATGGGCGGCCACCACCACGGCGCGGGCTACCGCGTGGACAAGAACGATGCGGGCCACGACGTCATCGGCATCTTGCAGGATTATCAGATGGCCTATCAGGGCGGCAATGGCTTGCTCGGCGTGCTGGAGTTTGACCTCTCCGGCAACGAACTGGAGATGACCGCCCTGTCTCCGTGGGTGGCGCAGAAGCCGGCGGAGGAGCTCACGCAGTTCGACAAGCTCATCCTCGACGGCACGGGCGATAGCTACCATGTGCCGCTGAACTTCAAGGAGCGCTTCGCTGGCTTTGCTCCGGAGTGGACCATCGGTGATGAGAATGACCCAGACTTGGGGCAGAAGGCCCGCGACATCGCTGAGGAAGGCTACACCCCGTACACCATTCCGCAGGACCAGCTTCCGGAGGGCCCGAATGACTTTGTGAAGGCTGATGAGACCGTCTTCCACTGGCGCCCGGGCCAGACCAAGAACAAGGACGGCAAGCAGCTTGGCGACGGCGCCGTGGCCACCGAAGGTGCCATCATTCCGGATGCCTTCGGTTCCGACGGTGCCGGTGACCTCGTTCGCGAAGGTGGCCCTTCCAACCTGGGGGAGCGCATCACTTACACCAAGGATCACCACCCGCTGTCCTCTGATTCCGGCTCCCTCTACTGGTCCGACCCAGCCGGCAAGGCTGCGATGGCGGAGTTCCGATCCAAGGAAGGCGCTGAGATCAACAAGGTCGATACCTCCGCGGGCTACACCTTCGAGTCCTTCGTGAAGATTCCGAAGGATTTCAACGGCTCTGAGCACGGCTGGGGGAGTGCGCTTTCCCGTGACTCCAGCATCGCTGAGCTTGTCGACGGCTCTGATGACACCGACCCCACCGTCATGTTCGGCATCTCCAACCTGCGTGAGCTGCGCTGGTGGGCGGAGCCCAAGGAAGGCGAAGGCTCTACCGTTTGGTCCCACGAGGTTCCCACCGATGAGTGGATGCACATCGCCGTGGTGAACAAGTCGAATTCCGACACCGTAGAGATGTTCATCAACGGTGCTCCCATCCTGCGCAACGCCAAGGGCGCTGAGGGTCTCCTGCCGCGCGACCTGCAGTGGGTCATGGGCGCTGGTTTTGATAACCGCAAGCCGCAGGACCCGTGGTACGGCTGGATTGGTGAGACCCGCTTGACCCAGGGTGTTCTGGACTCCGACGAGTGGCTCACCGCCCGCCCTGCCGTGAAGGATGAGGAGCCGTCCTCTTCCGCGACCACCTCCCCGTCTGAGTCGACTACCGAGCCGAGCACGCCCGCTAAGCCGACCAACACGAAGGAGCCTTCCGCCAGCGATATTGGCCAGGCCTTCTTCGCTGGCTCCAGCCGTGGCGCGAAGATTATCCTCCCCATCGTCGCCGTCATCGCAGCCGTCGGCGGCGCCGCCTACGCCCTTATCCCGACCATCAACCGACTCTTCGGCCTCAACATCCCGCAGCCGAAGCTGCCGAAGATTCCGGGCCTGAACTAG